Proteins from a single region of Sandaracinaceae bacterium:
- a CDS encoding 1-acyl-sn-glycerol-3-phosphate acyltransferase: MSESVGDALATPSGETSLGPVRREPGPQDLVERDDGPRTDSRLSQGLRTLATFASFAMFFTGSVLLGLLFVPLFLPFALFNLKRYRALCTRFVGRGLGTFLYWMKVVRLITYEMPVPPEGLEGRPYVVVANHPTLIDVPFLLHSFPRLTSIVKWNWYNFGPFALVLRSLNYIPADGAPTKGAAEDSDTPALDRMVAHVEAGHPLVCFPEGSRSLRTGLRRFRRGPFETAVRAKVPIVSVFIDVNRPMLDRSHHFWQVPEGTTHFRFEVREVIETDPTRGGERDAEAIRKRVRDDLAACYAGCLERRAALRALETKGIATNAT; encoded by the coding sequence ATGAGCGAGAGCGTGGGAGACGCGCTCGCGACCCCCAGCGGCGAGACCTCGCTCGGACCCGTTCGGCGAGAGCCCGGGCCTCAGGACCTCGTGGAGCGCGACGACGGTCCGCGCACGGACTCGCGCCTCTCGCAGGGGCTGCGCACTCTGGCAACCTTCGCGTCGTTTGCGATGTTCTTCACGGGCAGCGTGCTGCTCGGGCTGCTGTTCGTCCCCCTCTTCCTGCCCTTCGCGCTCTTCAACCTGAAGCGCTACCGCGCGCTGTGCACGCGCTTCGTGGGACGCGGGCTGGGGACGTTCCTGTACTGGATGAAGGTGGTGCGCCTGATCACGTACGAGATGCCGGTGCCCCCCGAAGGGCTGGAGGGTCGCCCCTATGTTGTGGTGGCGAACCACCCGACCCTCATCGACGTACCCTTCCTGCTGCACTCGTTCCCGCGCCTCACCAGCATCGTGAAGTGGAACTGGTACAACTTCGGTCCGTTCGCGCTGGTGCTGCGCTCGCTGAACTACATCCCAGCGGACGGAGCGCCCACGAAGGGCGCCGCCGAGGACAGCGACACCCCCGCGCTGGACCGCATGGTGGCGCACGTCGAGGCGGGGCACCCGCTGGTGTGCTTCCCCGAGGGCTCGCGCTCGCTGCGCACGGGGCTCCGTCGGTTTCGTCGCGGGCCCTTCGAGACCGCCGTGCGCGCGAAGGTGCCCATCGTGTCCGTGTTCATCGACGTGAACCGCCCGATGCTCGATCGCAGCCATCACTTCTGGCAGGTACCGGAGGGCACCACGCACTTCCGCTTCGAGGTGCGCGAGGTGATCGAGACCGACCCCACGCGTGGTGGCGAGCGCGACGCCGAGGCCATCCGCAAGCGTGTGCGCGACGATCTCGCCGCTTGCTACGCCGGCTGCCTCGAGCGTCGTGCCGCGCTCCGCGCGCTGGAGACGAAGGGTATCGCGACGAACGCCACTTAG
- a CDS encoding beta-ketoacyl-ACP synthase, protein MSARADAQRVVVTGMGVTSPIGHSVDESVASLRALRGGIRFMPEWDKVTDMLGRLGATVEGLDFEALYSRKKRRTMGRVAMLAVHAAEQAVSQAGLGPDVLRTPRVGVAFGSTSGSGAETEAFSMPLVTNNNMKGLESNSYFRLMTHTCAVNVGHAFRVQGRVESTCSACTSSSQAIGRGYELIRAGVQDVMICGGAEEMHYMSAVTFDLLMATSHKYNDRPELSPRPFDKARDGLVIGEGGGALVLESLASAKARGAHVLAEVLGYASNCDGAHLTAPDKRGMQRVMELALADAGVDPADVDYVCAHGTGTDIGDVAESQATFEVFQRAVPFASLKGYVGHTLGACGAIEAAWCLAMMRDGFMAANRNLTELDPACAQGLDYVTEVREQRPRIVMTNNFAFGGINTSILLGPAPGGDASQA, encoded by the coding sequence ATGAGCGCACGCGCGGACGCACAGCGGGTGGTGGTGACGGGCATGGGCGTCACCTCGCCCATCGGGCACTCGGTGGACGAGTCGGTGGCGTCGCTGCGCGCGCTGCGCGGCGGCATCCGTTTCATGCCCGAGTGGGACAAGGTCACCGACATGCTGGGCCGCCTCGGCGCCACGGTGGAAGGGCTCGACTTCGAGGCGCTGTACTCGCGCAAGAAGCGCCGCACCATGGGCCGCGTCGCCATGCTGGCGGTGCACGCCGCCGAACAGGCCGTTTCGCAGGCAGGCCTCGGCCCTGACGTGCTGCGCACCCCGCGCGTGGGCGTGGCCTTCGGCAGCACCAGCGGGTCGGGCGCGGAGACCGAGGCGTTCAGCATGCCGCTGGTCACCAACAACAACATGAAGGGGCTCGAGTCCAACTCGTACTTCCGCCTCATGACGCACACCTGCGCGGTGAATGTGGGGCACGCCTTCCGCGTCCAGGGCCGCGTGGAGTCCACCTGCAGCGCGTGCACCAGCAGCTCCCAGGCCATCGGCCGGGGCTACGAGCTCATCCGCGCCGGCGTCCAGGACGTCATGATCTGCGGCGGCGCCGAGGAGATGCACTACATGAGCGCGGTCACCTTCGACCTGCTCATGGCCACCAGCCACAAGTACAACGACCGCCCCGAGCTCTCGCCGCGCCCGTTCGACAAGGCGCGCGATGGCCTGGTCATCGGCGAAGGCGGCGGCGCGCTGGTGCTCGAGTCGCTGGCGAGCGCCAAGGCGCGCGGCGCGCACGTGCTGGCCGAGGTGCTGGGCTACGCGAGCAACTGCGACGGCGCGCACCTCACGGCCCCCGACAAGCGCGGCATGCAGCGCGTGATGGAGCTCGCGCTGGCCGACGCGGGCGTGGACCCGGCCGACGTGGACTACGTCTGTGCGCATGGCACGGGCACCGACATCGGCGACGTGGCGGAGAGCCAGGCCACCTTCGAGGTGTTCCAGCGGGCCGTGCCTTTCGCGTCGCTCAAGGGCTACGTGGGGCACACGCTGGGCGCGTGCGGCGCCATCGAGGCGGCCTGGTGCTTGGCGATGATGCGCGACGGCTTCATGGCGGCGAACCGCAACCTCACGGAGCTGGACCCAGCCTGCGCGCAGGGCCTCGACTACGTGACCGAGGTGCGCGAGCAGCGCCCGCGCATCGTGATGACCAACAACTTCGCGTTCGGCGGCATCAACACGTCCATCCTGCTGGGGCCCGCGCCCGGAGGCGACGCGAGCCAGGCATGA
- a CDS encoding tryptophan 7-halogenase, translating into MPKVDVAILGGGLAGNLLALQLRKHTPSVSVAVFEKNIERGYKVGESTVEVATHYLIRRMGLSTYTYKEHLPKNGLRFFFDTPERDSQLTDMSEIGVDALPPYPSFQLDRARLERDLIEMNRAAGVDMHLPAEVSDLQLSSDGGLHRFQVKEDRAGVPESSTWEARWVVDTTGRPGLVAKARDLRIPEPSHHIAASWARMTGVLDMDAIHAPEWQRRARWTSRMLSTTHFMYEGYWIWFIPLREGITSVGIVTDKSQWDRGMAREEGFRAFINKHAAPGAMIADAKMIDIGAYNQLAFRTKRFFSGEERWACVGDSAAFTDPFYSPGSDFIAIENDFVADLITRDHAGESGEAVSTRADLYDAFIKYRFETTMAIYDGLYETFGSYELFRAKIFFDTALYYNLIFDAYTCDLHLDEKWLRGELRRKEWGLQTMQNFRALFRRCAQELRERGQYHAGNQGKYSLDGRSTFGVLEPVGYPRKRRQVNARSEEVFGRTQKMLREIFAEDTAFLDEVLKGERDMFDAWTQLGTDEE; encoded by the coding sequence ATGCCCAAGGTCGACGTCGCCATCCTCGGTGGTGGCCTGGCTGGTAATTTGCTCGCTCTGCAGCTGCGCAAGCACACCCCCTCTGTCTCGGTCGCCGTGTTCGAGAAGAACATCGAGCGGGGCTACAAGGTGGGGGAGTCCACGGTCGAGGTAGCCACCCACTATCTCATCCGGCGCATGGGTTTGTCTACCTACACCTACAAGGAGCACCTGCCCAAGAACGGCCTGCGCTTCTTCTTCGACACGCCCGAGCGGGACTCACAGCTCACGGACATGAGCGAGATCGGCGTGGACGCGCTCCCGCCCTACCCCAGCTTCCAGCTGGACCGCGCCCGGCTCGAGCGCGACCTGATCGAGATGAACCGCGCCGCCGGCGTGGACATGCACCTGCCCGCCGAGGTCAGCGACCTGCAGCTCTCGAGCGACGGCGGGCTGCACCGCTTCCAGGTGAAGGAAGACCGCGCCGGTGTCCCCGAGTCGAGCACGTGGGAGGCGCGCTGGGTGGTCGACACCACCGGTCGGCCGGGCCTCGTGGCCAAGGCGCGCGACCTGCGCATCCCCGAGCCCAGTCACCACATCGCGGCCAGCTGGGCGCGCATGACGGGCGTGCTCGACATGGACGCCATCCACGCGCCCGAGTGGCAGCGCCGCGCGCGCTGGACCAGCCGCATGCTGTCCACCACGCACTTCATGTACGAGGGCTACTGGATCTGGTTCATCCCATTGCGGGAGGGCATCACCTCGGTCGGCATCGTCACCGACAAGAGCCAGTGGGACCGCGGCATGGCGCGCGAGGAGGGCTTCCGCGCCTTTATCAACAAGCACGCGGCCCCGGGCGCCATGATCGCGGACGCGAAGATGATCGACATCGGCGCGTACAACCAGCTCGCGTTCCGCACCAAGCGCTTCTTCTCCGGTGAGGAGCGCTGGGCCTGCGTGGGCGACTCGGCGGCCTTCACCGACCCGTTCTACAGCCCCGGCAGCGACTTCATCGCCATCGAGAACGACTTCGTCGCGGACCTCATCACGCGCGACCACGCGGGCGAGAGCGGCGAGGCCGTCAGCACGCGCGCGGACCTCTACGACGCGTTCATCAAGTACCGCTTCGAGACGACCATGGCCATCTACGACGGTCTCTACGAGACCTTCGGCAGCTACGAGCTGTTCCGCGCCAAGATCTTCTTCGACACGGCGCTCTACTACAACCTCATCTTCGACGCGTACACCTGCGACCTGCACCTGGACGAGAAGTGGCTGCGCGGGGAGCTGCGCCGCAAGGAGTGGGGCCTGCAGACCATGCAGAACTTCCGCGCCCTGTTCCGCCGCTGCGCCCAGGAGCTGCGTGAGCGCGGGCAGTACCACGCCGGCAACCAGGGCAAGTACTCGCTCGACGGGCGCAGCACCTTCGGCGTGCTCGAGCCGGTGGGCTACCCGCGCAAGCGCCGCCAGGTCAACGCGCGCAGTGAAGAGGTGTTCGGGCGCACGCAGAAGATGCTGCGCGAGATCTTCGCGGAGGACACCGCGTTCTTGGACGAGGTGCTGAAGGGCGAGCGCGACATGTTCGACGCGTGGACCCAGCTCGGGACGGACGAAGAATGA